In the Caldalkalibacillus salinus genome, one interval contains:
- the speB gene encoding agmatinase, with protein sequence MKFDEAYSGNVFIASQEDYASSEAVIYGMPMDYTASFRPGSRFGPARIREVSLVLEEYSPYLDRNLDSVRYFDAGDIPLAFGNPERSLSLISDYVRKVVSDDKFPLGLGGEHLVTWPVIQEMYKKHDDLAIIHIDAHTDLRSDYEGEPLSHATPIRKACDLLGPENVYSFGIRSGMQEEFQYARESGMHLYKFDVLEPLKKILPSLAGRPVYVTIDIDVLDPAAAPGTGTAEPGGITSKELLESIVFMAQSDIQVVGADVVEVAPVYDPSEQTQIVAAKLVREILLGWVRHG encoded by the coding sequence ATGAAATTTGATGAAGCTTATTCCGGAAACGTCTTTATAGCCAGTCAGGAAGATTATGCCTCCAGTGAAGCGGTGATCTACGGCATGCCGATGGATTATACCGCTAGCTTTCGGCCAGGGTCACGTTTTGGCCCAGCACGTATACGCGAGGTTTCCCTCGTGCTAGAGGAATATAGTCCTTATCTTGACCGCAACCTAGATTCAGTCAGATATTTTGATGCCGGAGACATCCCCCTTGCCTTTGGTAATCCAGAGCGTAGTTTATCTCTCATTTCCGATTATGTCAGAAAAGTCGTGTCAGATGACAAGTTCCCTTTAGGGCTCGGAGGGGAGCACCTTGTGACCTGGCCCGTGATTCAAGAAATGTACAAGAAGCACGATGATCTCGCGATTATTCATATTGATGCGCATACAGATTTACGCTCAGATTACGAGGGTGAGCCTTTGTCTCATGCGACACCGATCAGAAAAGCGTGTGACCTCCTAGGGCCAGAGAACGTGTACTCCTTCGGGATTCGCTCAGGTATGCAAGAGGAATTCCAATATGCTCGTGAGTCGGGGATGCACCTGTACAAGTTTGACGTGCTAGAACCGTTAAAAAAGATATTACCTTCCTTAGCTGGGCGCCCCGTTTATGTGACAATCGATATTGATGTACTCGACCCTGCAGCGGCCCCAGGGACAGGCACCGCCGAACCGGGTGGCATCACCTCCAAAGAGCTTCTCGAATCGATCGTGTTTATGGCTCAGTCTGATATTCAGGTTGTCGGGGCTGACGTTGTAGAAGTAGCGCCCGTGTACGACCCTTCAGAGCAAACGCAAATC
- the speE gene encoding polyamine aminopropyltransferase has translation MELWFTEKQTPTHGITSKVKQSLHTEQTDFQKLDMIETEQFGNMLVLDGMVMTTEMDEFVYHEMVAHVPLFTHPHPKKVLVVGGGDGGAIREILKHPTVEKAVLVEIDGKVIEYSKKYLPQIAGQLEDPRVDVQVADGFMHIHDHKDEYDVIMVDSTEPVGPAAKLFEKGFYQGIYDALTAEGIFVAQTDNPWFHDHLIRQVFGDVKAIFPITRLYTCNIPTYPSGLWTFTLGSKKHDPLAVNISDIPDIETQYYTPEIHHAAFALPKFVKDLTEDR, from the coding sequence ATGGAACTATGGTTTACAGAGAAGCAAACACCTACACATGGGATTACGAGTAAAGTTAAACAAAGTTTACATACAGAACAAACAGATTTTCAAAAGCTTGATATGATTGAGACGGAGCAATTTGGCAATATGCTTGTTTTAGATGGCATGGTCATGACAACTGAGATGGACGAGTTTGTCTATCATGAAATGGTGGCCCACGTGCCCCTGTTCACCCATCCCCACCCAAAGAAAGTGTTAGTGGTCGGCGGAGGAGACGGGGGTGCCATCCGGGAGATTCTGAAGCACCCGACAGTTGAAAAAGCCGTACTCGTCGAGATTGATGGCAAAGTGATCGAGTACTCTAAAAAGTATCTTCCTCAGATTGCTGGTCAACTAGAGGACCCCCGAGTCGACGTACAAGTAGCTGACGGCTTTATGCATATTCATGACCATAAAGATGAGTATGACGTGATTATGGTTGATTCCACTGAACCCGTAGGTCCAGCGGCGAAGCTGTTTGAGAAAGGTTTTTATCAAGGGATATACGATGCCTTAACGGCAGAGGGTATTTTTGTGGCCCAGACGGACAATCCCTGGTTCCATGACCATTTAATCAGACAAGTCTTTGGAGACGTCAAAGCGATTTTCCCTATTACGCGACTATACACGTGTAACATTCCAACGTATCCGAGTGGCTTGTGGACGTTTACCTTAGGATCTAAGAAACATGATCCGCTAGCGGTCAATATCAGTGATATTCCAGATATAGAGACCCAATACTACACCCCAGAAATACACCATGCAGCGTTTGCTTTGCCCAAATTCGTCAAGGACTTGACGGAGGATAGATAG
- a CDS encoding transglycosylase domain-containing protein, with protein sequence MEVIQESRFVLFVRRLTRLLFMMCLLSLALIMLSILGLLYLRSQPLPPVTIHENTTIYAEDGKVIDTVNRGQNRTYVPMDDVPMEVVQAALAVEDQRFYQHYGIDFRRVAGAMLVNIKQGALAEGASTITQQLARNLYLTHDKTWMRKIKEAIYALQLEMHYSKSQILERYLNQIYFGHSAYGVESASRLFFGKHVSELSLAESAMLVGIPKGPRYYSPFLNEDNARDRQHLILNLMFQQGFITEQKMKEALAEEMTILDPDAYANRTAEMAPYFTDYVRKLAVQRYGIEEEMFDHGGLSIYTTLDPAMQEAAEEIVEEQLPEDRPLQTALYAMDPRNGHIKAMVGGKDHTTSQYNRVFAARHPGSSIKPFLYYAALEQGMTPLTLMKSEPTTFTYDDGRRTYTPQNFNNVYPNDYITMERAIAKSDNIYAVKTMMFLGEEMMVDTLHRFGIERPFQPLPSLALGAQNVTLAEMVRGYGALANEGKLTEPVAILRIEDRHGEVLVNEEPEETQVLDPGQTFILNRMLRSVFEPGGTGHRVSSLLDRPVAGKTGSTDTDSWMIGHAPQLVTGVWVGYDQNEFINHNNDGRIAAQIWATFMEEALKEDMPALFPVPDGVVGAYVNPDNGMLATEHCPVTRLLYFKEGTEPTEYCHDHLPNPDTAPKPVEVEEPSSFWQKIKQWWEH encoded by the coding sequence TTGGAAGTCATACAAGAATCTAGATTTGTTCTATTTGTACGTCGATTGACACGTCTATTATTTATGATGTGTTTACTTTCGTTAGCTCTTATTATGTTATCCATTCTCGGGTTGCTCTATCTGCGTTCCCAGCCTTTACCCCCGGTGACGATTCATGAGAATACCACGATATACGCTGAAGATGGTAAAGTCATAGACACTGTGAACAGAGGACAGAACCGTACTTATGTCCCTATGGATGATGTTCCTATGGAAGTGGTACAAGCAGCACTCGCGGTGGAAGACCAACGCTTCTATCAGCATTATGGGATTGATTTCCGGCGGGTAGCAGGGGCGATGCTGGTCAACATCAAGCAAGGGGCGTTAGCAGAGGGCGCCAGTACGATTACGCAACAGCTAGCGAGAAATTTATATCTGACACACGACAAAACGTGGATGCGCAAAATTAAAGAAGCCATTTACGCCTTACAATTAGAGATGCATTATTCCAAGTCTCAAATCCTAGAGCGATATTTGAATCAGATTTACTTTGGTCACTCCGCGTATGGCGTCGAGTCAGCCTCTCGCTTATTTTTTGGAAAACACGTCAGTGAACTAAGCTTAGCGGAGAGCGCCATGCTAGTGGGTATACCGAAAGGTCCTCGTTATTATTCCCCTTTTCTCAATGAGGACAATGCGCGGGATAGACAGCATCTTATCCTTAATCTCATGTTTCAGCAAGGATTCATTACTGAACAGAAGATGAAAGAAGCCTTAGCAGAGGAAATGACGATATTAGATCCTGACGCTTATGCCAATCGTACGGCCGAAATGGCACCATACTTCACCGACTACGTGCGTAAACTTGCCGTACAACGGTACGGCATAGAAGAGGAAATGTTTGATCATGGTGGTCTCAGCATTTATACAACCTTGGACCCGGCGATGCAAGAAGCAGCTGAGGAGATTGTGGAAGAACAACTCCCGGAGGATCGGCCCTTACAAACCGCTTTATACGCGATGGACCCACGTAATGGACATATTAAAGCAATGGTGGGGGGAAAAGATCATACAACGTCACAGTATAACCGCGTATTCGCTGCCCGTCATCCAGGGTCTTCGATTAAACCTTTCCTCTATTATGCTGCCTTAGAGCAAGGCATGACACCATTGACGCTCATGAAGAGTGAACCGACGACCTTTACTTACGATGATGGCCGGCGAACGTATACACCACAGAATTTTAATAATGTATACCCTAACGATTATATTACGATGGAGAGAGCTATCGCTAAATCAGACAACATATATGCCGTTAAAACCATGATGTTCTTAGGAGAAGAGATGATGGTCGATACGCTACACCGCTTTGGTATAGAACGTCCATTCCAGCCACTGCCTTCCTTAGCTTTAGGGGCTCAAAATGTGACTTTGGCTGAGATGGTAAGAGGGTACGGCGCATTAGCCAACGAAGGGAAACTAACAGAACCGGTTGCCATCCTTAGAATAGAAGATCGCCATGGTGAAGTACTTGTGAACGAGGAACCGGAAGAAACTCAGGTCCTCGATCCTGGCCAGACGTTTATTCTTAATCGCATGCTAAGAAGTGTATTTGAACCGGGGGGTACAGGACACCGTGTATCCAGTTTATTAGATCGTCCCGTAGCTGGGAAAACGGGATCAACCGACACTGACTCATGGATGATTGGACACGCTCCGCAACTTGTGACCGGTGTATGGGTGGGATATGATCAGAACGAATTTATTAATCATAACAATGATGGGAGAATAGCAGCTCAAATATGGGCCACTTTTATGGAGGAAGCATTGAAGGAAGACATGCCAGCCCTGTTTCCCGTCCCTGACGGTGTTGTCGGCGCCTATGTCAACCCGGATAACGGCATGTTAGCGACAGAACATTGTCCGGTCACACGTCTTCTGTATTTCAAGGAAGGGACGGAACCGACTGAGTACTGCCATGACCATCTCCCAAATCCTGATACGGCACCAAAGCCTGTAGAAGTTGAAGAGCCCTCCTCCTTCTGGCAAAAGATTAAACAGTGGTGGGAGCATTAA
- a CDS encoding YwgA family protein, whose protein sequence is MLKEHAKLLYLFQTAGQVTGRKKLQKIVYISKKFKYDFQERFNFHFYGPYSEELSLQIEELYNLGFIQEVKETKSGYTQYKYELSGKGKEYLEHYPTDMLAYESFVDTLNQESSRFLELVSTMLYFDKLQGDHLTEKVQRVKSKQNYSVEELEKANAFISHLKSLVPQN, encoded by the coding sequence ATGCTGAAAGAACATGCAAAGCTATTGTATTTGTTTCAGACTGCTGGTCAGGTGACTGGAAGGAAAAAACTACAAAAGATTGTTTATATTTCCAAGAAATTTAAATATGATTTTCAAGAAAGGTTTAATTTCCATTTTTATGGACCTTATTCTGAGGAACTGAGTTTACAGATTGAAGAGTTGTATAACTTAGGATTCATTCAGGAAGTAAAAGAAACCAAAAGCGGATATACGCAGTATAAGTATGAGCTGAGTGGGAAGGGGAAAGAGTACCTTGAACACTATCCCACGGACATGCTAGCCTACGAATCGTTTGTCGATACTCTTAACCAAGAGAGTTCTAGGTTTTTAGAATTGGTCTCCACGATGTTATATTTCGATAAGCTTCAAGGCGACCATTTAACAGAGAAAGTCCAGCGTGTCAAAAGTAAACAGAACTATAGTGTAGAGGAACTAGAAAAAGCGAATGCATTTATCAGCCATCTCAAAAGCCTTGTCCCTCAAAACTAA
- a CDS encoding HD domain-containing protein → MSNILYQTLDEEKVFKDPVHRYVHVKDQLIWELINTPEFQRLRRIRQLGTTFITFHGAEHSRFNHSLGVYEIMRRIVEQVMDSLQWEQRDRLLCLSAALLHDVGHGPFSHSFEKVFDTDHEEWTQAIVTGETEINRVLRKASPDFPQKVSEVIAKTHENKFIISLISSQIDADRMDYLLRDAYYTGVNYGNFDMERILRVMRPHEDYAVIKYSGMHAVEDYIMSRYQMYWQVYFHPVTRSSEVILRKIFQRATELFHSGYSFKDTPTLLMPVIEQDIDLDAYLQLDESIILYYFQVWKNENDPILSDLCERFMNRKLFKYIEYHPSEQMTLWKELVECFEELGLDTDYYLEIDSSSDLPYDFYRPGEDGERIPIYLQMPDGKLAELSTQSDIVEAITGKKRTDHKLYFALDLILEKEQDLKYRETVAKIKTLLDIT, encoded by the coding sequence GTGTCAAACATATTATATCAAACACTGGATGAGGAAAAGGTGTTCAAAGACCCTGTCCACCGTTATGTTCACGTCAAAGACCAGTTAATCTGGGAGCTCATTAACACCCCAGAGTTTCAACGTTTGCGTCGTATACGTCAGCTTGGGACAACCTTTATTACGTTTCATGGCGCAGAGCATAGTCGCTTTAATCATTCCTTAGGGGTATATGAGATTATGCGACGCATAGTGGAGCAAGTCATGGATTCGCTGCAATGGGAACAACGAGATCGACTTTTATGTTTAAGCGCAGCTTTATTGCATGACGTTGGACATGGACCCTTTTCTCATAGTTTTGAAAAAGTGTTTGATACGGATCATGAAGAGTGGACGCAAGCGATTGTAACGGGAGAGACGGAGATTAACCGAGTATTGCGTAAAGCTTCCCCTGACTTTCCACAGAAAGTGAGCGAAGTCATCGCGAAAACGCATGAGAATAAGTTTATTATCAGCCTTATCTCAAGCCAAATTGACGCTGACCGCATGGATTACCTTTTAAGGGATGCCTACTATACAGGTGTCAACTACGGTAACTTTGATATGGAGCGTATCCTGCGTGTGATGCGCCCGCATGAGGATTATGCCGTTATTAAATATAGCGGCATGCACGCTGTGGAAGACTATATCATGTCTCGTTACCAAATGTACTGGCAGGTGTATTTTCATCCCGTCACCAGAAGTTCTGAAGTCATCCTAAGAAAGATCTTTCAACGTGCCACTGAACTTTTTCACAGTGGCTACTCATTCAAGGACACACCTACATTATTGATGCCAGTGATTGAACAGGATATCGACTTAGACGCGTATTTACAGCTTGACGAGTCTATTATTCTGTATTACTTCCAAGTGTGGAAGAATGAAAATGATCCGATACTTAGTGACCTTTGTGAGCGTTTTATGAACCGGAAACTTTTCAAATATATTGAGTACCATCCTTCGGAGCAGATGACACTGTGGAAAGAGCTTGTAGAGTGCTTTGAGGAGCTTGGACTAGATACAGACTATTATTTGGAAATTGACTCCTCATCCGATTTACCGTATGATTTCTATCGCCCTGGAGAAGACGGAGAGCGCATACCAATCTATCTTCAGATGCCGGACGGAAAATTGGCCGAACTTTCAACTCAGTCGGATATAGTTGAAGCCATCACAGGCAAGAAAAGAACAGACCATAAACTATACTTCGCCTTAGATTTGATTTTAGAAAAAGAACAAGACCTTAAGTATAGAGAAACGGTAGCCAAGATTAAGACGCTACTAGATATCACTTAA
- a CDS encoding ion transporter — MSLQTRHDTELDINTEGNHTGLKARIKAFVDHRYFMATIMVLILINAIIVGIETYPHMYDAYGQWLHVADRVLLWLFTLEIILRLITAIPTWHYFKDPWNIFDFLIVASGHLFVGAHFVTVLRILRVLRLLRAISIIPSLRRIVNALLMTIPALGNIMLLLSLLFYIFAVIGTMLFGDIAPDHFGSLHATLLTLFQVVTLESWASGVMRPLLDQSPFAWMYFVSFILVGTFVIFNLFVGVIVSNVEKVDELEEEKEKAARKAVEINKQSPGDLTEQKQEMREKGQNEEASLNVEINALREELREIKALLREQQRGSK, encoded by the coding sequence ATGAGCTTACAAACAAGACATGATACTGAATTGGATATCAATACAGAGGGGAATCATACAGGTTTAAAAGCACGTATAAAGGCCTTTGTCGATCACCGTTACTTTATGGCCACCATTATGGTGCTCATTCTCATTAACGCCATCATTGTGGGGATCGAAACCTACCCACACATGTATGATGCTTATGGTCAATGGTTGCATGTAGCGGATCGAGTGTTGTTATGGCTGTTTACGCTTGAGATTATTTTGCGTCTCATTACAGCGATACCGACGTGGCATTATTTTAAAGATCCATGGAATATATTCGACTTTTTAATCGTGGCAAGTGGACACTTATTCGTAGGCGCACACTTCGTTACGGTGTTGCGTATACTCCGTGTCCTACGATTACTACGGGCTATTAGTATTATTCCTTCACTACGGCGGATTGTAAACGCACTGTTAATGACTATTCCAGCCCTAGGGAATATTATGCTTTTATTAAGCTTATTATTTTATATTTTTGCTGTCATAGGGACCATGTTGTTTGGGGACATTGCACCTGATCATTTCGGTTCCTTACACGCCACGTTGCTCACGTTATTCCAAGTGGTTACGTTAGAGTCATGGGCGAGTGGTGTTATGAGACCTCTATTAGATCAATCGCCTTTTGCTTGGATGTACTTTGTTTCCTTCATTCTTGTCGGGACGTTTGTCATCTTCAACTTATTTGTGGGTGTTATTGTCAGTAACGTGGAAAAAGTGGACGAATTAGAAGAAGAAAAAGAGAAAGCAGCACGCAAAGCGGTTGAGATAAATAAACAAAGCCCGGGAGATTTGACAGAGCAGAAACAAGAAATGAGAGAAAAAGGACAGAATGAAGAGGCCTCGTTGAATGTTGAAATAAATGCCTTGCGTGAAGAATTGAGAGAGATCAAGGCGCTTTTAAGAGAGCAACAACGGGGTTCAAAATAA
- a CDS encoding thioredoxin family protein, which produces MPGWQTFHDQFSHLGFEVVTVANDVQGVQAAQPYGRPYSMTTLVDSENKLASLFGFNIVPNGIVLDEEGRVRLVKQGFSVNNEDHVNAVKQIVTDQANTVTLDDEYHVQQRDSTIERQLAETKFKLAHEYLQQDRKEEALKELDEALKLDPENFLIRKQRWYIRHPERFSPTIDIAWQQEQLEKEKAEEERDCGPDGCRIPGTS; this is translated from the coding sequence TTGCCAGGATGGCAAACATTTCACGACCAGTTCTCACATCTAGGCTTTGAAGTTGTCACTGTTGCGAATGATGTGCAGGGAGTTCAGGCAGCCCAACCATATGGACGGCCATACAGTATGACCACCCTTGTGGATTCAGAAAACAAACTAGCGTCTCTGTTCGGTTTTAATATTGTACCGAACGGGATCGTCTTAGATGAAGAAGGTCGTGTGCGTCTAGTCAAACAAGGCTTTAGCGTGAACAACGAAGACCATGTCAATGCAGTCAAGCAGATTGTAACCGATCAAGCGAATACGGTGACACTCGATGATGAGTACCATGTTCAACAGCGGGACTCCACGATTGAGAGGCAGTTAGCGGAAACCAAGTTTAAGCTTGCACATGAGTATCTGCAGCAAGATAGAAAGGAAGAAGCTTTAAAAGAACTAGATGAGGCTTTAAAGCTCGACCCTGAAAACTTTCTCATACGAAAGCAAAGATGGTATATCCGTCATCCAGAACGCTTTTCTCCAACCATTGATATCGCTTGGCAGCAGGAACAATTAGAAAAGGAAAAAGCAGAGGAGGAGAGGGATTGTGGACCTGATGGCTGTAGAATACCAGGTACGTCTTAA
- a CDS encoding TlpA family protein disulfide reductase: MKIGEKMPNLTFKSINEEDFSLSQWQGKKILLYMWSSW, encoded by the coding sequence ATGAAAATAGGAGAAAAGATGCCAAACCTTACGTTTAAGTCAATAAACGAAGAGGATTTTTCTCTCTCTCAATGGCAAGGGAAAAAGATCTTATTGTACATGTGGTCTTCTTGGTGA